The nucleotide sequence GAGGAATCCGCCGACCCTGCTGGGCCACTCGTAGCCCAGACCCGCGTCGAGGACCACGCCGCCGAGCCACGCACCGAGGGCATTGGCCAGATTGAGCGTCGAGTGGTTCAGCGCTGCTGCCAGCGACTGGCCCTCCCGAGCCACGTCCATGAGCCGTGTCTGCAGGATTGGGATCAGCAGCGACCCGGACAGGCCCAGAACGAGTACCGCGAGTACCGCACCCGGTTTGGTGTGGACGACGACGCCGAAGCCGAACAGAACGATCGCTGATAGCACGAGGCCGCCGTACAGCGACGGCATCAGAGCCCGGTCGGCCAACCGGCCACCGATGATGACCCCGATCGTCATGCCCACCCCGTAGACCGCGAGCAAGCCGGTCACGGCCGTCTCGCTGAAGCCCGCCAGGGTAGTCATCGTCGGGGTGATGTATGAGTAGGTGGCGAACATGCCGCCGAAGCCGACCGTGCCCACCAGCAAGGCGAGCCAGACCTGCCGCTGCCGCAGCGCACTGAGCTCGGACCCGATCGTGGCGTCGGCCTCGGGTGGGCGCCCGGGCACCCAGAACAGCACCGCGGCCAGGGTGAGCATGGCCAGGATTCCTACGGCGGCGTAAGGCCAGCGCCAGCTCAGCACCTGGCCCAGATAGGTCGTCGCGGGGACGCCGACCACGTTGGCCACCGTCAGGCCGCTCATCATCATCGACACCGCCCACGCGCGCCGGGTCGGCGCCACCAACGAAGCACCGACGACCGCGCCGATGCCGAAGAAGGCGCCGTGTGGCAGACCCGAGAAGAAGCGCGCCAGCAGCAGAGTCGGATAGTTCGGCGCCACCGCGGAGGCCAGGTTGCCCAGCACGAAGGCCGCCATCAGCACCCACAACAGACGCTTGCGCGGCCACTTGGCCGCGAAGGC is from Jatrophihabitans telluris and encodes:
- a CDS encoding MFS transporter translates to MTSEITADGTTESNQIGERDREGDRPAAKHANLALFALAIGGFAIGTGEFVSMGLLPNIAAGVNISIPQAGHVISAYAIGVMVGAPLIAAFAAKWPRKRLLWVLMAAFVLGNLASAVAPNYPTLLLARFFSGLPHGAFFGIGAVVGASLVAPTRRAWAVSMMMSGLTVANVVGVPATTYLGQVLSWRWPYAAVGILAMLTLAAVLFWVPGRPPEADATIGSELSALRQRQVWLALLVGTVGFGGMFATYSYITPTMTTLAGFSETAVTGLLAVYGVGMTIGVIIGGRLADRALMPSLYGGLVLSAIVLFGFGVVVHTKPGAVLAVLVLGLSGSLLIPILQTRLMDVAREGQSLAAALNHSTLNLANALGAWLGGVVLDAGLGYEWPSRVGGFLALAGLAVALVSGRLDRQAADRVTATEGARARRGVG